One window of the Flavobacteriaceae bacterium YJPT1-3 genome contains the following:
- a CDS encoding peroxiredoxin gives METRERTIMPRIGDHAPDFEAVTTQGKIQFSDYINGHWVLLFSHPADFTPVCTTEMSGFAQEHKSFQALDTKLLGLSIDSIHSHLAWVNNVREKTGVYLDFPIIADIDMNVAKLYGMLQPNESETAAVRAVFFIDPYQKIRLIMYYPLNVGRNMEEIIRALKALQTADKYKVALPLNWKPGDQVIVPPPKTLEQMEERIADDSCEKVDFYLVRKSLPQSIEA, from the coding sequence ATGGAAACTCGAGAGCGTACAATAATGCCCCGAATTGGAGATCATGCACCGGACTTTGAGGCGGTGACCACACAAGGGAAAATCCAATTTTCCGATTACATCAACGGACATTGGGTACTGCTGTTTTCGCACCCGGCCGATTTCACTCCGGTATGCACCACAGAGATGAGTGGATTTGCTCAAGAACACAAATCATTTCAGGCTTTAGACACGAAATTATTGGGATTGAGTATTGATAGTATTCACTCCCACTTGGCCTGGGTAAATAATGTAAGAGAAAAGACTGGAGTCTATCTGGATTTCCCCATCATCGCTGATATCGATATGAACGTCGCCAAACTCTATGGCATGTTGCAGCCCAATGAAAGCGAAACCGCGGCAGTTCGAGCTGTATTTTTTATAGATCCGTATCAAAAAATAAGGCTCATTATGTACTACCCGCTCAATGTAGGCCGCAATATGGAAGAGATTATCCGTGCTCTGAAGGCCCTACAAACCGCAGATAAGTATAAGGTAGCCCTGCCACTCAATTGGAAGCCGGGTGATCAGGTCATTGTACCTCCACCCAAGACGTTGGAGCAGATGGAAGAACGTATCGCCGATGACAGCTGTGAGAAAGTCGATTTTTATCTGGTCCGGAAGAGTCTTCCGCAATCCATAGAAGCCTAA
- a CDS encoding WG repeat-containing protein, translating into MKTFIYFISLLLAFPVLHAQAPNNLDQVSPFHNGLAAIKKGGAWGFINQEAQLVIPFRSDLVVDEEKGFPYFASERALITTLEDDIELYGYINKTGKTVINPQFLNATPFNEQGKAIALLLTKEILGTNDLLDKNMVRYTYTEVIIDQDGKVLQYLTEPKHIIPNKDPLRKIPEIQARFISGNLVVLKNANNSWNIINALSNSN; encoded by the coding sequence ATGAAAACGTTCATTTACTTTATTTCGCTGCTGCTTGCCTTTCCCGTACTTCACGCACAGGCACCTAACAACCTGGATCAGGTGTCTCCCTTTCACAACGGACTAGCAGCCATTAAAAAAGGAGGAGCCTGGGGTTTTATTAATCAAGAGGCTCAGTTGGTCATTCCCTTTCGCTCTGATCTGGTGGTCGATGAGGAAAAAGGATTTCCTTACTTCGCCAGTGAAAGAGCCTTGATCACGACCCTTGAGGATGACATCGAATTGTATGGGTATATCAACAAAACGGGAAAAACTGTCATCAACCCCCAATTCCTCAACGCCACTCCCTTCAATGAGCAGGGAAAAGCCATAGCCTTGCTCCTCACTAAGGAAATTCTAGGCACTAATGATTTGTTGGACAAGAATATGGTACGCTATACCTATACGGAAGTCATTATTGATCAGGACGGTAAAGTGCTTCAGTACTTAACGGAACCCAAACACATCATCCCCAATAAGGATCCCTTACGGAAGATTCCTGAGATTCAGGCACGATTTATATCCGGAAACCTGGTGGTACTTAAGAATGCCAATAATTCCTGGAACATTATTAATGCCCTCTCCAATTCTAATTGA
- a CDS encoding molybdopterin molybdotransferase MoeA gives MITVEHALRILYEQELPASKRIKLAVNQTVGHVLAQDLTAPIDLPPFRQSIMDGYALHLNGSSQYKLVGEIQAGSSSTFALKLGEAVRIFTGAPVPESANAVIMQEKTKKTNNQIELLHQPEPGEQIRTAGSQIKKGSVPLQKGHVITPASIGLFRSLGLEQIEVSAPPRISILVTGDELVEPGMPLQPGQIYESNGQVLEAALKQFGIIPILKLKVKDTLKATRDTLKKALDQSDLVLLSGGISVGDYDFVGQALNELKVRELFYKVRQKPGKPLFFGRRKNQFVFALPGNPASTLTCFYVYVLPFLNRWQQVQSAGLLRIKLPLAAAFKNSFGRALFLKARIQDRKVHLLDYQSSATLITFAKANALAYIPESSTHCAAGSLVELLLLPYGSSN, from the coding sequence ATGATCACTGTAGAACACGCTCTTCGCATCCTGTATGAACAGGAGCTCCCTGCTTCCAAAAGGATCAAGTTGGCAGTGAATCAGACTGTAGGTCATGTGCTGGCTCAGGATTTGACCGCTCCAATCGACCTTCCTCCTTTCCGTCAATCGATCATGGATGGGTATGCCTTACACTTAAACGGTTCTTCCCAGTACAAGCTCGTTGGCGAAATTCAAGCCGGCTCCTCCTCCACCTTTGCACTGAAACTGGGAGAAGCAGTAAGGATTTTCACCGGAGCACCGGTTCCGGAATCGGCTAATGCCGTGATCATGCAGGAGAAAACAAAAAAAACGAATAATCAAATTGAACTGCTGCATCAGCCGGAACCGGGTGAACAAATTCGAACGGCCGGCAGTCAGATCAAAAAAGGCAGCGTACCGCTCCAAAAAGGACATGTAATCACCCCGGCCAGTATCGGACTTTTTCGCAGTCTGGGACTGGAACAAATTGAGGTGTCCGCCCCTCCCCGGATCAGTATCCTGGTAACCGGTGATGAGTTGGTGGAGCCGGGCATGCCCTTGCAGCCGGGTCAGATCTATGAAAGTAATGGTCAGGTTCTCGAAGCAGCCCTTAAACAGTTCGGCATTATTCCCATCCTTAAACTCAAGGTGAAAGATACTTTGAAAGCTACTCGAGACACCTTAAAAAAAGCCCTTGATCAAAGTGATTTGGTGCTCCTTTCCGGGGGTATATCTGTGGGAGATTACGATTTTGTGGGGCAGGCCTTAAATGAGTTGAAGGTTCGCGAACTCTTTTATAAAGTCAGGCAAAAACCAGGGAAACCCCTGTTTTTCGGGCGGCGCAAAAATCAATTCGTCTTCGCTTTACCCGGGAATCCGGCCTCCACGTTAACCTGTTTTTACGTTTATGTGCTCCCCTTCCTCAATCGCTGGCAACAGGTACAATCAGCGGGCTTATTGCGTATTAAATTGCCCCTCGCAGCAGCTTTCAAAAATAGCTTTGGAAGAGCCCTCTTCCTCAAAGCCCGAATTCAGGACAGAAAAGTACACCTCCTGGATTACCAAAGCTCTGCTACGCTAATCACTTTCGCGAAAGCGAATGCCTTAGCCTATATACCCGAAAGCAGCACCCATTGCGCTGCAGGAAGTCTTGTCGAACTACTACTCTTGCCCTATGGAAGTTCAAATTAG
- a CDS encoding HPF/RaiA family ribosome-associated protein, producing the protein MKVVFQYVKMKESETLSNITRHQLEKLHKRFPYFMRANVFFKMEQGNTDAIRTCEIELTGPGPILFATTTAANFEQAMKETVSDLQRQLRKRKEIYKPHLNR; encoded by the coding sequence ATGAAGGTAGTTTTCCAATACGTCAAAATGAAGGAAAGTGAAACGCTGAGCAACATCACCAGGCATCAGCTTGAAAAGTTGCACAAACGCTTTCCGTATTTTATGAGAGCTAATGTGTTTTTTAAGATGGAACAGGGCAATACCGATGCCATTCGGACCTGTGAGATCGAATTGACCGGTCCCGGACCCATACTCTTTGCCACCACAACGGCTGCCAATTTTGAACAGGCCATGAAAGAAACGGTATCCGACTTACAACGTCAATTGCGCAAGCGCAAAGAAATCTATAAACCCCATTTAAATCGATAA
- a CDS encoding MlaD family protein, which translates to MEKKSFRIRLGVFVVIGTLVLISALYFIGNRQHLFTQNITVHALFTNLNGLQLGNTVRFSGIDVGTVSDIVMQSDTLILVEMRIKESTREHLRKNAIATIASDGLVGNMLISILPADHSGPFISHQDTLATYSKIRTDDMLTTLNATNENAALLTADLLEITTAIKNAEGTLGMLIHDPTVANNLKQMVSNLNGATQEAKKVIREVQEFTSQMNQESGLLYTLTGDTLASRQFKATLANLEKSSHTIVQSTSIIDTLLRDMKTGRGALHYLTQDTVLVSRIRTTVDEVTSSSQKLNENLEAMRHNFLFRRYFKKQERAQKKDN; encoded by the coding sequence ATGGAAAAGAAATCTTTTAGGATACGACTCGGTGTATTTGTGGTAATTGGCACACTAGTGCTGATTAGCGCCTTGTATTTTATCGGCAACCGACAACATCTTTTTACTCAAAATATTACAGTTCATGCGCTTTTTACCAATTTAAATGGTCTGCAATTGGGCAATACGGTGAGGTTTTCGGGCATAGACGTAGGTACGGTGAGCGATATTGTCATGCAATCCGACACGCTCATTCTCGTGGAAATGCGCATCAAAGAAAGCACGCGAGAGCATCTTCGAAAAAATGCCATTGCGACCATTGCCTCAGACGGTTTGGTGGGGAATATGTTGATCAGCATACTGCCCGCGGATCACTCGGGTCCTTTTATCAGTCACCAGGATACTTTGGCTACCTATAGCAAGATTAGAACTGATGACATGTTGACGACTCTCAATGCAACCAATGAAAATGCAGCTTTGCTTACTGCAGACCTGCTGGAAATTACGACAGCCATTAAAAATGCGGAAGGCACCTTAGGGATGTTGATTCATGATCCCACCGTGGCAAATAATCTCAAGCAAATGGTTTCCAATTTAAACGGAGCGACCCAAGAGGCAAAAAAGGTAATTCGAGAGGTACAAGAATTCACCAGCCAAATGAATCAGGAATCAGGATTGCTTTATACGCTAACCGGAGATACTCTGGCTAGCAGACAATTTAAAGCTACTCTAGCCAATCTTGAAAAGTCTTCTCATACCATAGTGCAAAGTACCAGTATTATAGATACTCTTTTGCGCGACATGAAAACGGGTCGCGGCGCACTGCACTATCTGACTCAGGATACGGTACTGGTGAGTCGTATAAGAACCACCGTAGATGAAGTCACCAGCAGCAGTCAGAAACTGAATGAGAATTTGGAGGCCATGCGCCACAATTTCTTATTCAGACGCTACTTCAAAAAACAAGAAAGAGCCCAGAAAAAGGACAATTAA
- a CDS encoding LysR family transcriptional regulator — translation MEVQIRNRVWLEMDGAKYMGKGHVQLLRAIQETGSLNGASKKTGISYRKTWRLINKINELSPREVVQLQKGGAGGGGARVTPYGLELLKFFERLLAQSEKELKALLALNQELWS, via the coding sequence ATGGAAGTTCAAATTAGAAATCGGGTATGGCTCGAGATGGACGGGGCCAAGTATATGGGGAAAGGACACGTACAATTGCTACGCGCCATCCAGGAAACGGGTTCGTTGAATGGAGCCTCCAAAAAAACCGGGATCTCGTATCGCAAGACCTGGCGCCTCATCAATAAGATCAATGAGTTATCGCCTCGTGAGGTCGTTCAGCTACAGAAAGGCGGTGCCGGTGGCGGAGGAGCCCGGGTGACTCCCTACGGATTGGAACTATTGAAATTTTTTGAGCGTTTGCTTGCACAGAGTGAAAAAGAATTGAAGGCTTTGCTTGCTCTAAACCAGGAACTATGGAGCTAG
- a CDS encoding ABC transporter permease encodes MMLDRGLRFFEEIGALSLFAQRYFKALFSRPFEFQELLRQCYAVGNKSLLLVGVTGFILGLVFTLQSRPTLQEFGAVSWMPSMVSISIVREIGPVITALICAGKVGSGMGAELGSMRVTEQIDAMEVSGTNPFKYLIVTRITATTLMLPLLIIFGDTIALLGSAFVENLKGGVSYTLYFNKVFDALSYTDLIPATVKSFFFGFVIGLVGCFKGYNCKKGTVGVGEASNAAVVYASMLLFIVDFIAVFVSDIFFEI; translated from the coding sequence ATGATGCTGGATCGCGGATTGCGATTTTTTGAGGAAATAGGAGCCCTCTCTTTATTCGCTCAGCGGTATTTCAAAGCTTTATTTTCCAGGCCTTTTGAATTTCAGGAGTTGCTTCGGCAATGCTATGCGGTAGGCAACAAATCGTTACTCCTGGTAGGCGTTACCGGCTTTATTTTAGGACTGGTCTTTACCCTTCAATCCCGGCCCACCCTGCAGGAATTTGGCGCGGTATCCTGGATGCCCTCCATGGTGAGTATTTCTATCGTTCGCGAGATAGGACCTGTGATCACAGCACTGATTTGCGCCGGAAAGGTGGGTTCCGGGATGGGAGCCGAACTGGGTTCTATGCGGGTCACTGAACAGATTGATGCTATGGAAGTTTCAGGCACCAACCCCTTCAAGTATCTTATCGTCACCCGGATCACAGCCACTACATTAATGCTTCCCTTGCTGATCATTTTTGGTGATACCATCGCCTTGTTGGGATCCGCTTTTGTGGAAAACCTGAAAGGCGGCGTCTCCTACACACTCTATTTCAATAAAGTATTTGATGCGCTCTCGTATACTGACCTCATTCCTGCCACCGTAAAATCCTTCTTTTTTGGATTTGTTATTGGCCTAGTAGGATGCTTCAAGGGGTATAATTGTAAAAAAGGCACGGTGGGTGTAGGAGAGGCTTCTAATGCCGCAGTGGTTTATGCTTCTATGCTCCTGTTTATAGTCGATTTCATCGCCGTCTTCGTGTCGGACATTTTCTTTGAGATATGA
- a CDS encoding sterol desaturase family protein: MERYLRGFVEAILGTLDWTWKSIVFEVPWYTNYFWGLVIISLLVWALEIAFPWRKEQSIFRKDFWLDAAYMFFNFFLFAIVISGVYRILEIAFADLGVTAQSIALFNPDAWPMAVQLLVFFVVLDFVQWFTHILLHKYPVLWQFHKVHHSVQEMGFAAHLRYHWMENILYKPLKTFGVMILFGFEPAQAFIVHFAAIAIGHLNHANIKLTWGPLKYVLNNPVMHLYHHAYDLPPGTYGVNFGISLSLWDYLFQTNYLPEDSGRVKLGFPGDDNFPRDFLHQNTYGFRKEQKDQDQTGIGE, translated from the coding sequence GTGGAACGCTATTTAAGAGGTTTTGTTGAGGCCATCCTCGGGACTTTAGACTGGACCTGGAAATCCATTGTTTTTGAAGTGCCCTGGTATACCAATTACTTTTGGGGTCTGGTGATCATTTCTCTACTGGTCTGGGCTTTAGAAATCGCTTTTCCCTGGCGGAAAGAGCAGTCGATCTTTAGAAAAGACTTTTGGCTGGATGCGGCTTATATGTTCTTTAATTTTTTTCTCTTCGCCATCGTCATTAGTGGGGTGTACCGCATTCTTGAAATCGCTTTCGCCGATTTGGGGGTTACGGCCCAATCGATCGCCCTCTTCAATCCGGATGCCTGGCCCATGGCCGTACAGTTGCTGGTGTTTTTTGTAGTGCTCGATTTTGTACAATGGTTTACGCACATTCTTCTTCATAAGTATCCGGTGCTGTGGCAATTTCATAAAGTGCATCACAGCGTTCAGGAAATGGGCTTTGCTGCACACTTGCGTTATCACTGGATGGAGAATATTCTTTACAAACCCCTCAAGACTTTTGGGGTGATGATCCTATTTGGTTTTGAACCTGCCCAGGCCTTTATTGTGCATTTCGCGGCCATTGCAATAGGTCATTTAAATCACGCCAATATCAAGCTGACCTGGGGACCATTAAAGTATGTACTCAATAACCCGGTCATGCACTTGTATCACCATGCTTATGATCTTCCTCCGGGAACCTATGGGGTCAATTTTGGAATTAGTTTAAGTCTTTGGGACTACCTCTTTCAAACAAACTATCTTCCGGAAGATAGTGGTCGTGTCAAATTGGGCTTTCCCGGAGACGACAACTTTCCCAGAGACTTTCTGCATCAGAATACCTACGGCTTTAGGAAGGAGCAAAAGGATCAAGATCAAACCGGAATAGGAGAATAA
- a CDS encoding efflux RND transporter periplasmic adaptor subunit yields the protein MRIIYHLLLGSALISCQKEKDTITAEERPISESVYASVTIVPDSLYQAYAIVNGTIDAVYVEENQRVKPGDALFKIDNINSKMSVRNASLAVDLAFERYEGGAALLEDIEQQIQTAAFAVQLDSLNYERQKRLWEQRIGSLSKLENSALQLERSKSQWRALKNNYALTKAELQNQLEQARNNYQSARSIFNDYSVKSEIDGLVYSVNKKRGESVNPMEPLATLGSASNFLIRMLIDERDIVEINLDQQVLVALDAYPEQVFQAHVSKIYPQKDLTNQTFVVEASFVDPPKTLYSGMSGEGNIIIQAKEKAIVIPQAYVTPDCKVRTPDGLLTVQTGIETTDSIEIIEGLQPGDQLLKPER from the coding sequence ATGCGCATCATTTATCATCTCCTACTTGGTTCCGCTTTGATCTCCTGTCAAAAAGAAAAGGACACGATTACGGCAGAGGAACGACCTATTTCCGAATCGGTATATGCTTCTGTCACCATAGTACCGGATAGTTTGTACCAGGCTTATGCGATCGTAAACGGAACGATAGACGCGGTCTACGTGGAAGAGAATCAAAGGGTAAAGCCAGGCGATGCTCTTTTCAAGATTGACAATATAAATTCCAAAATGAGTGTTCGCAATGCCTCCCTTGCCGTTGATCTTGCCTTTGAACGCTATGAGGGCGGGGCCGCTTTGCTCGAAGACATTGAGCAACAAATACAAACGGCAGCATTTGCCGTACAGCTAGACTCCCTCAATTATGAAAGGCAAAAGCGGTTATGGGAACAGCGTATTGGGTCGTTGTCGAAATTGGAAAATTCAGCGTTGCAACTAGAGCGATCTAAAAGTCAATGGCGTGCCTTAAAAAACAACTATGCCTTAACCAAAGCAGAACTCCAGAACCAATTAGAACAGGCCCGGAATAATTATCAAAGTGCGCGTTCCATATTCAATGACTACAGCGTAAAAAGTGAAATAGACGGATTGGTATACAGCGTTAATAAAAAGCGCGGAGAGAGCGTAAATCCCATGGAGCCTTTGGCCACCCTGGGTAGCGCTTCCAACTTCTTGATTCGCATGTTGATTGATGAACGCGATATAGTAGAAATAAATCTGGACCAACAAGTTTTGGTTGCATTAGATGCTTATCCAGAACAAGTATTTCAAGCCCACGTTTCTAAAATCTATCCCCAAAAAGATTTGACGAATCAGACCTTTGTGGTGGAGGCCTCCTTTGTAGACCCACCAAAGACTTTGTATTCCGGTATGTCCGGAGAAGGCAATATCATCATCCAGGCTAAGGAGAAGGCGATCGTGATTCCACAGGCCTACGTAACGCCCGACTGCAAGGTGCGTACCCCGGATGGGCTGCTAACCGTTCAAACCGGTATAGAAACAACGGACAGCATTGAAATCATTGAAGGACTCCAGCCTGGAGATCAACTTTTAAAACCGGAGCGATGA
- a CDS encoding ABC transporter permease, whose protein sequence is MIHSRLVLSIAKTHLLSKLKQTVTATLGVAFGIGAYITLVCFMTGLNTMLDDLILNQTPDIQIYNEIKPSEQQPVEKDPTYYGLNQIRSIRPKLSRKQIYNALPLLKNLNRDPDVVVATPQVRSPLFYISGDIQMAGTLTGFRVDDQLNHFNFGDYVVDGNLQSFDKINNGIILGYGIAEKMALRPGDRIQITTSSGGIHAMKIVALYRSGIAELDDVVSFVSLNTAQQVLGEANNYITDIQVRLKNIDQAYAYAQSIEARYEVTAVDINTANAQYETGTTIRNLITYSVSITLLIVAGFGIYNILNMLIYEKMNDIAILRATGFSGKDVQFIFLSQALIIGIVGGLLGLMIGLGLSVLIDNTPFNTSALPTVETYPVNHNPVFYAIGIVFAIGSTCVAGYLPSLRARRIDPVEIIRGR, encoded by the coding sequence ATGATCCATTCCAGGTTGGTCTTAAGTATTGCCAAAACGCATTTGTTGAGTAAGCTCAAGCAGACGGTGACAGCCACTTTAGGGGTTGCTTTTGGAATTGGCGCTTACATTACGCTCGTTTGCTTTATGACCGGCCTCAATACGATGCTGGATGACTTGATCCTAAACCAAACGCCTGACATTCAGATCTACAATGAAATAAAGCCTTCAGAGCAGCAGCCCGTAGAGAAAGATCCAACCTATTACGGCCTTAATCAGATTAGATCGATACGTCCCAAGCTTTCGCGAAAGCAAATCTACAACGCACTCCCCCTTCTCAAAAATTTAAACAGAGATCCGGATGTTGTTGTGGCCACGCCCCAGGTCCGCAGTCCCCTATTCTATATTTCCGGCGATATTCAAATGGCAGGTACGCTTACCGGGTTCCGGGTGGATGACCAGTTAAATCACTTCAATTTTGGAGATTATGTAGTTGACGGTAATCTGCAGTCTTTTGACAAAATCAACAACGGCATCATCCTGGGATATGGAATTGCTGAAAAAATGGCGCTTCGGCCCGGTGATCGGATTCAGATTACCACTTCTTCAGGCGGAATTCATGCCATGAAGATTGTCGCGTTGTACCGGAGCGGAATTGCAGAGCTTGATGACGTAGTTAGTTTTGTTTCGCTGAATACCGCACAGCAAGTCCTGGGTGAGGCCAATAATTACATCACGGATATCCAGGTACGCCTTAAGAATATCGACCAGGCCTACGCCTACGCCCAAAGTATTGAGGCGCGTTATGAGGTGACGGCAGTAGATATCAATACAGCGAACGCACAATACGAAACGGGAACGACCATCAGGAATTTAATTACCTACTCGGTCAGTATTACGCTATTGATCGTGGCCGGATTTGGTATTTACAACATCCTGAACATGCTGATCTATGAAAAAATGAATGATATCGCCATCCTGAGAGCAACCGGATTTTCAGGAAAAGATGTGCAGTTTATCTTCTTAAGTCAGGCTTTAATTATCGGCATCGTAGGAGGGCTACTCGGTCTAATGATCGGCCTCGGACTCTCTGTGCTTATTGACAATACTCCATTCAACACTTCGGCATTACCTACGGTAGAGACCTATCCGGTCAATCACAACCCTGTGTTTTACGCCATAGGAATTGTTTTTGCTATAGGTTCCACCTGCGTCGCCGGGTATTTACCCTCGTTGCGTGCGCGGCGCATCGATCCGGTCGAAATCATCAGAGGACGCTGA
- a CDS encoding ABC transporter ATP-binding protein, whose translation MKSVLRTKNINKFFESPKRFQVLKDVSFSIAPGEFASIMGKSGCGKSTLLYILSTLDTDYTGELYFNEELITGKRADELARIRNQSIGFVFQFHYLLAEFTALENVMLPARKRAQYSEEEIEHRAMEKLKALHIHDLALKKAYQLSGGEKQRVAIARALINDPAILMGDEPTGNLDSYNSENVFQIFRELSATQKLSLLVVTHDLDFAEKTDRIIEMSDGQILKT comes from the coding sequence ATGAAATCAGTACTTAGAACAAAAAATATCAATAAATTTTTTGAGTCCCCGAAGCGATTTCAGGTACTTAAAGACGTTAGCTTTTCCATCGCACCGGGTGAATTCGCTTCCATCATGGGAAAAAGTGGATGCGGTAAGTCTACCCTACTCTATATCTTGTCAACCTTAGACACTGACTATACAGGCGAGCTTTATTTCAATGAAGAATTGATCACGGGCAAGAGGGCTGACGAACTTGCCCGAATTCGAAACCAAAGTATAGGATTTGTTTTCCAATTTCACTACCTGCTGGCTGAATTCACGGCTTTGGAAAACGTCATGCTACCCGCAAGAAAAAGGGCGCAGTATAGTGAGGAAGAGATCGAACATCGAGCCATGGAAAAACTGAAAGCCCTGCACATTCATGATCTGGCGTTGAAAAAAGCCTATCAATTGTCAGGGGGTGAAAAACAGCGTGTAGCCATCGCCCGGGCCCTCATCAATGATCCCGCGATCCTCATGGGTGATGAGCCCACAGGAAATTTAGACAGCTATAATTCGGAGAACGTATTTCAAATATTTCGCGAACTCAGTGCAACCCAAAAATTATCCCTACTGGTAGTAACGCATGATCTGGATTTTGCCGAAAAAACCGATCGCATTATTGAGATGAGCGACGGTCAGATTTTAAAAACCTAA
- a CDS encoding outer membrane beta-barrel protein: MRLKTLLLTALLMLSVLPLDCYAQEAWNLSFSPALNFPISKVQDEPLRIGNGFEFGVDYQWSERIQPYVGVIWNRFDTDEDFDEPNIRYVQKGVAVGLRYHFALANGKAKICFLRGGMVLMDLRTRSEGGEFDINTSFNIGAQFGAGLSLPLAHQWALRPELRWTLINHQADAPFSSADLDFRHLSLAVGLRYSWQ; this comes from the coding sequence ATGCGACTCAAAACCCTCCTTCTTACCGCGCTTCTTATGTTGAGTGTTCTCCCATTGGACTGCTATGCACAGGAGGCTTGGAACCTCTCTTTTTCACCGGCACTGAATTTTCCTATTTCCAAAGTGCAGGACGAACCGCTTCGAATTGGGAACGGTTTTGAATTCGGTGTAGACTATCAGTGGTCTGAACGTATTCAACCGTACGTAGGCGTGATCTGGAATCGTTTCGATACCGATGAAGACTTTGATGAGCCCAATATCCGCTATGTGCAAAAGGGGGTGGCTGTGGGTTTGAGATACCACTTTGCCTTAGCCAACGGTAAAGCTAAAATCTGCTTTCTCCGCGGAGGGATGGTTTTGATGGATTTACGAACGCGGAGCGAAGGTGGGGAATTTGACATAAACACCTCCTTCAATATCGGCGCACAATTTGGGGCCGGCCTTTCTTTACCTCTAGCTCATCAGTGGGCGCTTCGGCCGGAATTACGATGGACGCTTATCAATCATCAAGCAGATGCCCCTTTTTCATCGGCAGACCTAGACTTTAGACACCTTTCCTTGGCAGTGGGGCTCAGATACAGTTGGCAATAA
- the upp gene encoding uracil phosphoribosyltransferase: protein MIIHDFTQHQSVLQQFVAELRSAEQQIDRIRFTEHIRKIGFTLGYELSKTLPYATRDVRTPLGVKTMSLPANLPVICAVLRAGLPLQQGVRDCFVQADLAFISAYRTHQDDHAIKTIVEYLAAPELKDKIVIICDPMIASGTTLETVHEVLQTAQLAKEIHLVAVIGSREGIAHIERSFPSNTHLWIAAIDEHLSKKKYIVPGLGDAGDLSFGKKSKSLR, encoded by the coding sequence GTGATCATCCACGACTTTACACAGCATCAATCCGTGCTCCAGCAATTCGTAGCTGAACTCCGTTCGGCAGAGCAACAAATCGATCGTATACGTTTTACGGAGCATATTCGAAAAATTGGCTTTACGCTAGGCTATGAATTGAGTAAGACCTTGCCTTATGCTACACGAGACGTACGCACCCCGTTGGGTGTCAAAACCATGTCCCTTCCTGCAAACCTTCCTGTCATCTGTGCTGTGCTCAGGGCTGGATTGCCCTTGCAACAAGGAGTACGAGATTGTTTCGTTCAGGCTGATCTCGCCTTTATCTCTGCTTATCGGACGCATCAGGACGATCACGCGATCAAAACCATAGTCGAGTATCTCGCGGCGCCTGAACTCAAAGATAAGATCGTCATCATTTGCGATCCCATGATTGCTTCGGGTACCACCTTGGAAACCGTTCATGAAGTACTGCAGACCGCACAACTTGCTAAAGAAATACACCTCGTCGCCGTGATCGGCTCTCGAGAAGGGATAGCGCACATTGAACGCAGCTTTCCCTCCAACACCCATCTTTGGATAGCCGCCATTGATGAACACTTGAGTAAGAAGAAATACATCGTTCCCGGATTGGGGGATGCGGGAGACCTCAGCTTCGGAAAAAAGTCAAAATCCCTTCGTTAG